gtaatatcaatgataaactcactttaatttaaaacttgcaaaatgcaaattgcaaaaaataattgtaaaatagcCAATCAACGTCTTGAAATAAGTAATTACGTCGCGCGGCAAAAGTTGGATCAAGTTTGAATTTTGAATGACTCGTGCCCACAGTAGGCCTATTCTCCAACTTTATAACGACAATttggtatcgttacagcgtcgttgcgcagatattatacatggtagaaaagctgcgcaacgacacgtaacgatatccctagcagACTTACAGAATAGCGCCACAGGACTCAGAGGACATAGCAAGGCTTGTTACCTAACACGTGGCCACGTCACAGCATAAGTAGAACCCACGTGCTGGGCACGAGGTATACAGAAGCATCAGTCCTTTTTGGATAGCCGAGAGAAATGGCCGCTTTGATTCCGAAATATACTCTACAAGCAGCAAGTAAGATTGTCGTGTCATTTACGCCTTctaatatatgatattttgttCAAAACAGAGTTACACGATCGcacaaataatacattaaaatgacACAATTCACTGGTTGGCTGCGTATCAGTTCAGGGTGATTGTGAATAGCGTGAAAAAGCGCGGTTGGAATTGCTGACGCAATTCAActcaagttttaattttacataaagacTTACAAGGGCAACCCTCGACATGTACACCACcgattgtaataaaatttttgggtATGTaatacgcgcgcacgcacgcacgcacgcacacacacacacgcgcgcgcgcgcgcgcacacacactcacgcacgcacgcacgcacggacgcacggacgcacgcacgcacgcacgcacacacacgcacacacacgcgcgcgcgcgcgcgcacacacacgcacgcacgcacgcacgcacgcacgcacggacgcacggacgcacgcacgcacgcacgcacgcacgcacgcacgcacgcacgcacgcacgcacgcacgcacgcacgcacgcacacacgcacacacacacacacaagcacacgcacacacacacacacaagcacacgtacgcacgcacaaaGATATAAGTAATGAATATATcggattaaaagtttttaaaactgtatattattcgacatttttttcaaaaaattctttacattctttaattatgataaaaataattttaaattattaaaataaatatagtcAGTTAATTCCAACATAGTTATATGTTACAAATAacgttataaattaatcttaaatcgttatttagattttatagaatattataaaaataatattttcagtttgtttattttgttatacaaagagaattgaataagaaaataacTTTTCGTTCTTTATTCAAGGTATTAAATAAAggattatttattcattattcaagaATGAccaataacgaataaatttttattcatcatttacaagagattgaataacaaatacatttttattaaatatttaataaaaatatatttgttatttgacCACTTCTAAGTAATGAagaagtaaattataattatatttacatttttaaatttttattatttaaataaagtattattcaATAATGCCCATCCCATGCAGGTGTGTAGTATTTACTCACACGTTTACTATAGTAAAGCAGTTCGTTGCATAACTTAGGCATTTTCGAcaaaataacgattaaatatttctagaatTTATAATACTGTTACAGAAGAATGATTGTTAATAATAGACGCAGCGTGGGGTGTTAAGACGACGACCCGTATGCTTGGGGTCAGATCATGTTCAATCCCccccaaacatttttttatttaaatcttacatttttaaattgttagacataatttttaaaccgttattaattgatttatataaaacattattttttaaaatttcaaggaatttaaaaatgctcttctatcaTTAAGTAAATtcaaatttctcataaacacataaaatatatttgcaataaaaacttataacgACTGTTTCAAGAATgtcaaaataagtatttttatatatcattatacCTTCAACCTATAACAAACcataaagttttaattgtttttacgatAAGTATCACTCAAAAACTGTAAACTTATTGTAAAACGgtcgtaataaatgtttaatgcaaatatatttcttgtttaaattttgttaagttttttattcttgtattatatattttttgtgtttataacaaattttaatttaattattaatgaaagattatttttaggttctttgatttaaaaaaaaataatataatttatattaaataattaaaaacagttaaaaaattatatataacaatttaaaaatacgagATTTAAATCAAAAATGTCTCATCCGCGGAAATCGAACCTAGGAACCCAAGCGTACGAATAAACGTCCTAACATTCCATATTACGTCGCTTACACAACTATCGTTATACTGTAATGATACTATAGAtgatggaaatatttaattgtcattttctcgagaatgccaaAATTGTGCAACGGacggctttactacagtaaagttATGTGTAAATACTACACAATACtacactcataaaattttattaaaatcggtgatttACATGTCAAGAGATCCCTTTGTTTGCATTTCGCACATATTTTGAGAATTACTACATAACTTTTGGTAAAATGATCGTATCGTCCTGTTGCAAGTAAAGAGATGCGTACCAAATAACGACTGATCTGAATAGATTAAAATCGCGCGTAAATTTCTTCACCAGCATGCCgtgtgaaaaatattgttttgcaatTTATGTTTACACTTGTGTTTTGCATGTATTCCAGGAAAGCAGATAACATGCATCGCGGCAGTTGCGATGCAGACGAATCGATACTCATCACAGTCGCAAATCATCGAAAATCCAACTATCATTCCTTTAAAGAAAGGCACAGAGGGTAGCTCCATCAAGATAGCAACAGTGTTTGGTTCCAATGGATTCGTTGGACCTTATTTGTGCTCAGAGCTTGCCAACGATAAAATTCAGGTATATACacagattttaataattaaactagATTGCTACCTAAGACTTGAGACTTGCGTCGCATAAGGTTTCTTCTTACATAATGCACCTAGTGCAGTAATCTAGTTTAGCACATTGTAGAAAGTGTATCTACCACGATTTAGTATTGATATCTGTGTAACATATGATACGTTAAAACGAAGGAAGCTGAAAAAAccagtttatattatataataataacaatttctaTAGCAATATGTTAATTGAAATATAAGCAGCTTTTCAATTGATTAATATGCTTTATTTGTAGCTCATACTGCCATATAGAACTCCCGGCGGACCTAGATATTCTTACACCAACCTGCCGATCAAGCCCAAGTATCATAGGTATGATCTGCGTTGTgatgaatcaataagaaaatgtattaagtACTCCGATGTCGTTATCAATATGATCGGTAGTAATTTGGAAACTAAAGAATTCGATTTTTACGACTTGAATGTTCGGGGACCCAGAAGAATCGCCAGAATATGCAAAGAAGCCAATATCAAGCACTTTATCCACATGTCTGCCTTAAACGTGGGCGATCATTTGGAGGTAAATTGAACTacgtttgtatttaaattatagcaAACTCTCATGATTTTCTTGCATTGATAATAATCCTGTGTTCAGTCACATGTATTGAAAAACGGTTCTCCGTTTCTACGTACAAAATGGGAAGGTGAGTGTGCAGTACGAAGAGAATTTCCCAAGGCTACAATAATTCGACCCTCGGATATATGGAGTCCCGAAAATCGTTTACGTTTGTAtgacacaataaaaaatatttatgggtaattttgcataaaagtaaattttttaatattaaaaattctttacaaaatctttaataacgcagtattttatatagtttattaacTTGGTACAAGATTAAAGAAACGGAAAAACAGCCGGTGGCTGTATATGATGTCGCCCAAGGTATTGCAGCTATCGTAGAAGATCCTGAGGACACAGCTGGCCAAATTTACCAGTTTGTCGGGTATGGACTATTACATTTGATTGTATTGTTATTCCGATTGCTTTtgcaaaatgttaatattttatttacgcaGGCCGAATCGTTATAAACTGTTTGAATACATGGCGTTGGATCGTTCAGATGATGTATCCGAAGACGATTGCAGAAGATTCAACTCATTTCGCTCGAGGTTTCGTTTTCAGAGAAAACATGTTTTGTTTCACGAAAATGCTTATGGGTTTGATGTGAGAGTACGTTGCCGCAAAGACTACTTCACCAGCAATCGTGTAACAACcgtatgttttaattttattaggcGAGAACATATACAaagtaaaaatagatataagcaataaataaaataatactattgaACATAATATTGTGTGATTTACAGCAAATGATATCTGATGAAGTATCAGACGAATGGCCAAATTTAACAGATCTTGGCATCGCATTAACGCCGATAATAGAAGAATAAACGCGctcaaaaaaatttcaacttaTAAAGACTGTCGATACATGTTTTTTGTTCCTGCACGAGAATTTTGCTAGAACTGAACTGAACTAGTGCAAAACAGAACTGACGAGTGTAACAATGCAGGCAAAGAATAGAAAACGttctataaaaatacaaaatccaATGTAATAGAACAAAAACTatcaattataacaaaatattacacgcttatagagaataaaacgtatataaaatatctctgaaatatgtaataaaatttggtaATTTTGCGACCGCGCGTgaaatttggaaacaaataaaattgataatttaaaaaattataaatttatacaaaaaattattttatccgtCTAATTACGTCTTATGCATGATCCATGTTGATTGACATCAGAATACCGCAGACGCAGCATTGGAACTGTCAAAATCGAGTTCTTCGAGTACTCGAGAGGTTGGTGAACTCGACGTAATCATGCAAATTCGTGAATCTTCTTACAAGGGCAACACACATAACCTAGGTCactgattttgatgaaactttacagttatgtagttttagtatagaagtactaaatgctaaacggagacgacgCACTATTCAACTGTGGACGCAAAATCGCTGTTTTAATTACACCATACATCTTTTATGCCGCAGCATTGAACTAGTTTGGCAAGTAgtagcgtggtgtggcggactgCGGTAGCGGCTATAATTTTGCAGGTCGCGGGTTTGATTCCacaagtttttcttttctttcacctagtacttttattgttactatatatatatatatatatatatgaaatattactatatatatatatatatatatatgaaataaaatatataatacataatatgtagatatagatataataaaaatcttctctgcattcgaacttttgttagtttactttatatacatttatatatatacatagatttATCTAGGTAGCGAGATATTTGTATGATATATTTGAGagataatatgcatatttatttatgtgtaagtacaaaaacaattacaaatgaatttattcgtcgtcttgctctgtaattttgcacactttcatcaaaatcggtgacccgagTTATGTGTGTTGCCCTTGTTAGAGGCGTTCTTTCTGTTATACCACGCATTTTCGTCGCACAGAAATACGGCTAAATGATCTGCAGAATTCCACCTGCGGCGATTGACAGGCGAGGCTCCTTCTCGCTTAGCAATTTGATCTTTCTTATGTGACTTACCTTGCACGATTTACACAACTCTCGCATGAGTGATCGATATCCACAAGTGACCGAGCTTTTTCGGTACcacatttacaataaatttttattttaaattacaatcgcAATGCTTACGCCGCACAAACAAAGTTCATCCTTTTGCGAAGAgaactttaagaaattattgataaaagaaaaacgataaataatttaatataatatttttttaaatagagattctttttttaagattttaacaaattttaattcgcTGCTATCTAGAAGTTTTTAGGCGCGCACTTatgtatgatttttatattttgtattagggTGCAGAAGAGAATCCAATAAAGTCTTGAACTCAAAGTGGATTACTTATGGCTCACACGCTTACGCAGGCAATCATTGGTTGTAGAAGACGAATCGAAAATCAACAGTCGAAAGTGAAACATGAATTGCGTCCCCATATTCTCTCTTTTGCAGAGCAACGAGTCTGCGTTTCAATATGCGCAAACGATCACGCATCACAGTTTGTAACAATCACGTTATCTTGCCAGTCGAAAGTCGAAAAGTTCCTGAAATTAAATAGCTTTTCTTTTGACTTAAgtcatttattttgtaaaatacttttaaattaatgtatatgaGTATGCTTAGAAATCTTCcactttgatataaaatattattgttgattttatgtttaaaaatacattatgaagaaataacaaaaagagatataaataaagcaatttaaaGACGTTACAAACacttaaaataatctaatatcaatgataaattcactttaatttaaacttgcaaaatgcaaattgcaagaaataattataaaaatagccAATCAACGTTTCGCAATAAGTAATTTTTGTCGCGCAGCAAAAGTTGGATCAAGTTTGAATTTTGAATGACTCGTGCTCTCagtagcgggattctgtaaccctttagcgacaattcggtatcgttacagcgtcgttgcgcatatattatacatggtagaaaagctgcggaACGATACGTAACGATATCCTTAGCAGATTTACAGAATAGCGCCACAGGACTCAAAGGACATAGCAAGGCTTGTTACGTGCCACGTGGCCACGTCACAGCATAAGTAGAACCCACGTCCTGGGCACGAAGCACACAGAAGCATCGGTCCTATTTGGATAGCCGAGAGAAATGGCCGCTTTGATTCCGAAGTATACTCTACCAGC
The Solenopsis invicta isolate M01_SB chromosome 16, UNIL_Sinv_3.0, whole genome shotgun sequence genome window above contains:
- the LOC105194811 gene encoding LOW QUALITY PROTEIN: uncharacterized protein LOC105194811 (The sequence of the model RefSeq protein was modified relative to this genomic sequence to represent the inferred CDS: inserted 2 bases in 1 codon; substituted 2 bases at 2 genomic stop codons), with the protein product MAALIPKYTLQAARKQITCIAAVAMQTNRYSSQSQIIENPTIIPLKKGTEGSSIKIATVFGSNGFVGPYLCSELANDKIQLILPYRTPGGPRYSYTNLPIKPKYHRYDLRCDESIRKCIKYSDVVINMIGSNLETKEFDFYDLNVRGPRRIARICKEANIKHFIHMSALNVGDHLESHVLKNGSPFLRTKWEGECAVRREFPKATIIRPSDIWSPENRLRLYDTIKNIYGLLTWYKIKETEKQPVAVYDVAQGIAAIVEDPEDTAGQIYQFVGPNRYKLFEYMALDRSDDVSEDDCRRFNSFRSRFRFQRKHVLFHENAYGFDVRVRCRKDYFTSNRVTTQMISDEVSDEWPNLTDLGIALTPIIEEYISRTHVLGTKHTEASVLFGXPREMAALIPKYTLPAVRKQITCIAAVAVQINRYLSQSQIIENPTIPLKKGRXNRNANRIVTVFGSNEYVGPYLVCQLAKIDTQVCTQTFILKLDCYLGLETCVAXGFFLYHFDLHDDESIRKCIEYSDVVINLIGSNSETEKFDFHELNVEGPRNIARICKEANIKHFIHMSASNVDEHLKSRVLKNGSWFLRTKWEGECAVREEFPKATIIRPSDMWDPENRLYLFDTVSVSMWKKVKRTEKQPVAVCDVAKGITAIVKDPENTAGKTYQFVGPKRYKLFEYVALIRRTRDLFDDDCRTFNFESTLISELRTKFPVREVVIRKFTNRKNLKRKVIRYQTDKVSDKLPTLTDLGIALTPME